A single window of Channa argus isolate prfri chromosome 10, Channa argus male v1.0, whole genome shotgun sequence DNA harbors:
- the guf1 gene encoding translation factor Guf1, mitochondrial isoform X1 → MSFCLIKRWCEAPLLRRVLQFKIYRRKMQNYNLTYTLLRHRWMKSLPAFCSSFRMISAQTDKESIDLSKFPVDRIRNFCIIAHIDHGKSTLADRLLEMTGAIAKTEKNKQVLDKLQVERERGITVKAQTASLFYNHQGRQYLLNLIDTPGHVDFSYEVSRSISACQGVLLIVDANQGIQAQTVANFYLAFEAQLSIIPVINKIDLKNADPERVESQIEKVFDIPREECIRISAKLGTNVEQVLEAVVKRIPPPMASVDDSFKALVFDSNFDHYRGVVANIAVFGGQVKKKDKIVSAHLGKTYEVNELGLLRPDEHPTQKLFAGQVGYIIAGMKDVKEAQIGDTLYLQEHPVEALPGFSPAKPMVFAGMYPMDQSEYAGLRSAIERLTLNDSSVTVQRDSSLALGAGWRLGFLGFLHMEVFNQRLEQEYNASVIVTAPTVPYKALLSSAKLIKEHGSEEITIVNPAQFPDRSVVSEYLEPMVLGTILAPDTYTGKIMTLCLNRRGIQKNMVYIDDQRVMMKYLFPLNEIVVDFYDFLKSLSSGYASFDYENAGYQAADLIKMDILLNGRPVEELTTVVHRDRAYNTGKAMCERLKESIPRQMFEIAVQAAIGSKVIARETIKAFRKNVLAKCYGGDITRKMKLLKKQAEGKKKMRRIGNVEVPKDAFISVLKRRDK, encoded by the exons ATGTCGTTTTGTCTTATCAAGCGGTGGTGTGAAGCACCTTTATTGAGACGTGTTTTGCAGTTTAAGATCTACAGAAGGAAAATGCAAAACTATAACTTGACGTATACACTGTTGAGACACCGTTGGATGAAGAGTCTGCCTGCTTTCTGTAGCAGCTTCAGGATGATCAGCGCACAAACGGACAAG gAGAGTATTGACTTGTCTAAGTTCCCTGTGGACAGAATCAGGAATTTTTGCATCATTGCCCATATTGATCATGGAAAAAGCACTTTAGCTGACAGGCTACTGGAGATGACAG GTGCCATAGCAAAGACTGAGAAGAACAAACAGGTGTTGGACAAGCTTCAGGTGGAACGAGAGAGAGGGATTACAGTAAAAGCCCAGACAGCCTCATTGTTCTACAACCACCAGGGACGACAATACCTCTTGAACCTCATTGACACACCT GGTCACGTTGACTTCAGTTATGAAGTGTCTCGATCGATTTCTGCTTGTCAGGGGGTTCTGTTGATAGTTGATGCCAATCAG GGGATTCAAGCGCAGACTGTGGCCAACTTCTACCTGGCTTTTGAAGCTCAGTTGTCAATAATCCCTGTTATCAACAAG ATTGATCTAAAAAATGCCGATCCAGAAAGAGTGGAGTCCCAGATTGAAAAGGTGTTTGATATTCCACGAGAAGAATGCATCAGG atttctgCTAAGCTTGGGACAAACGTTGAACAGGTTCTCGAAGCAGTGGTGAAAAGAATTCCACC GCCAATGGCAAGTGTTGACGACTCATTTAAAGCCCTAGTGTTTGACTCAAATTTTGACCACTATAGAGGAGTTGTGGCCAACATCGCTGTGTTTGGAGGTCAGGTCAAGAAAAAGGATAAGATCGTGTCAGCACATCTTGGGAAAACCTACGAAGTCAACGAGTTGGGGCTTCTCCGGCCAGATGAGCATCCAACACAGAAGCT GTTTGCAGGCCAAGTGGGCTACATTATAGCAGGGATGAAGGATGTCAAGGAGGCCCAGATTGGTGACACACTCTACCTCCAGGAGCATCCAGTGGAGGCTCTTCCAGGGTTCAGTCCTGCTAAACCAATGGTCTTTGCTG GCATGTATCCAATGGACCAGTCAGAATACGCAGGCCTTCGCAGTGCCATTGAGAGGCTGACCCTGAATGACTCAAGTGtcacagtgcagagagacagcAGTCTGGCCTTGGGAGCAGGCTGGAG ACTTGGCTTCCTGGGCTTTCTGCATATGGAGGTGTTTAATCAGAGGCTGGAGCAGGAATACAATGCCTCTGTTATAGTAACTGCACCCACTGTTCCCTACAAGGCTTTACTCTCCTCAGCCAAACTTATCAAG GAACATGGCAGTGAGGAGATAACCATTGTGAACCCCGCTCAGTTTCCAGACAGATCAGTTGTGTCCGAGTATTTGGAGCCCATGGTTCTGGGAACCATTCTGGCTCCAGATACTTACACTGGCAAGATTATGACACTTTGCTTG AACCGCAGAGGCATCCAGAAGAACATGGTATACATAGATGACCAGCGTGTAATGATGAAGTATCTCTTCCCTTTAAATGAAATTGTTGTGGATTTCTATGACTTCCTCAAATCGTTGTCATCTGGATATGCCAG CTTTGATTATGAGAATGCAGGCTACCAGGCTGCTGATCTGATAAAGATGGATATTCTGCTCAATGGGAGACCTGTGGAAGAGCTCACCACAGTTGTACACAG AGACCGTGCATATAACACAGGTAAAGCCATGTGTGAGCGACTCAAAGAGTCGATACCGAGGCAGATGTTTGAGATCGCTGTGCAGGCAGCTATTGGAAGTAAGGTCATCGCTAGAGAGAC aaTAAAGGCGTTCAGAAAAAATGTTCTTGCTAAATGT TATGGAGGTGACATAACACGTAAGATGAAACTTCTGAAGAAACAGGcagaaggaaagaagaagatgagacGGATCGGCAATGTGGAAGTTCCCAAAGATGCCTTTATTTCTGTTCTGAAGAGAAGAGACAAATAG
- the guf1 gene encoding translation factor GUF1, mitochondrial isoform X2, producing the protein MASVDDSFKALVFDSNFDHYRGVVANIAVFGGQVKKKDKIVSAHLGKTYEVNELGLLRPDEHPTQKLFAGQVGYIIAGMKDVKEAQIGDTLYLQEHPVEALPGFSPAKPMVFAGMYPMDQSEYAGLRSAIERLTLNDSSVTVQRDSSLALGAGWRLGFLGFLHMEVFNQRLEQEYNASVIVTAPTVPYKALLSSAKLIKEHGSEEITIVNPAQFPDRSVVSEYLEPMVLGTILAPDTYTGKIMTLCLNRRGIQKNMVYIDDQRVMMKYLFPLNEIVVDFYDFLKSLSSGYASFDYENAGYQAADLIKMDILLNGRPVEELTTVVHRDRAYNTGKAMCERLKESIPRQMFEIAVQAAIGSKVIARETIKAFRKNVLAKCYGGDITRKMKLLKKQAEGKKKMRRIGNVEVPKDAFISVLKRRDK; encoded by the exons ATGGCAAGTGTTGACGACTCATTTAAAGCCCTAGTGTTTGACTCAAATTTTGACCACTATAGAGGAGTTGTGGCCAACATCGCTGTGTTTGGAGGTCAGGTCAAGAAAAAGGATAAGATCGTGTCAGCACATCTTGGGAAAACCTACGAAGTCAACGAGTTGGGGCTTCTCCGGCCAGATGAGCATCCAACACAGAAGCT GTTTGCAGGCCAAGTGGGCTACATTATAGCAGGGATGAAGGATGTCAAGGAGGCCCAGATTGGTGACACACTCTACCTCCAGGAGCATCCAGTGGAGGCTCTTCCAGGGTTCAGTCCTGCTAAACCAATGGTCTTTGCTG GCATGTATCCAATGGACCAGTCAGAATACGCAGGCCTTCGCAGTGCCATTGAGAGGCTGACCCTGAATGACTCAAGTGtcacagtgcagagagacagcAGTCTGGCCTTGGGAGCAGGCTGGAG ACTTGGCTTCCTGGGCTTTCTGCATATGGAGGTGTTTAATCAGAGGCTGGAGCAGGAATACAATGCCTCTGTTATAGTAACTGCACCCACTGTTCCCTACAAGGCTTTACTCTCCTCAGCCAAACTTATCAAG GAACATGGCAGTGAGGAGATAACCATTGTGAACCCCGCTCAGTTTCCAGACAGATCAGTTGTGTCCGAGTATTTGGAGCCCATGGTTCTGGGAACCATTCTGGCTCCAGATACTTACACTGGCAAGATTATGACACTTTGCTTG AACCGCAGAGGCATCCAGAAGAACATGGTATACATAGATGACCAGCGTGTAATGATGAAGTATCTCTTCCCTTTAAATGAAATTGTTGTGGATTTCTATGACTTCCTCAAATCGTTGTCATCTGGATATGCCAG CTTTGATTATGAGAATGCAGGCTACCAGGCTGCTGATCTGATAAAGATGGATATTCTGCTCAATGGGAGACCTGTGGAAGAGCTCACCACAGTTGTACACAG AGACCGTGCATATAACACAGGTAAAGCCATGTGTGAGCGACTCAAAGAGTCGATACCGAGGCAGATGTTTGAGATCGCTGTGCAGGCAGCTATTGGAAGTAAGGTCATCGCTAGAGAGAC aaTAAAGGCGTTCAGAAAAAATGTTCTTGCTAAATGT TATGGAGGTGACATAACACGTAAGATGAAACTTCTGAAGAAACAGGcagaaggaaagaagaagatgagacGGATCGGCAATGTGGAAGTTCCCAAAGATGCCTTTATTTCTGTTCTGAAGAGAAGAGACAAATAG